A single region of the Chryseobacterium culicis genome encodes:
- a CDS encoding NUDIX hydrolase — MKIKDTKSKETLRELIDTKDFVAHISVDCTIFGFHNNILKVLLLKYHDLDLWSLPGGFVFNDEDLREAAERVLFERTHLKGLFLKQFHTFGRIDRTENNVHQILLKNKGITVPEDHWIFQRFVTVGYCSLIDFSLADTFPDAFNESCEWFEVNNLPKMAFDHDRIIETGLEYLRMNINTEVAASNLLPEKFTMKDLQALYETILGQKFRRNNFQRKILSLNILDRMEKLYDGSANKAPYLYKFKSKVHNSTNQYPISNDEES; from the coding sequence ATGAAAATCAAAGACACAAAAAGTAAAGAAACGCTACGGGAACTCATTGACACAAAAGATTTCGTAGCGCATATTTCTGTTGACTGCACCATATTCGGCTTTCATAATAACATTCTGAAAGTTCTTCTTTTAAAGTATCATGATCTTGATCTATGGTCGCTTCCTGGTGGTTTTGTTTTCAATGATGAAGACCTTAGAGAAGCTGCTGAAAGGGTTTTGTTTGAAAGAACGCATCTGAAAGGATTATTTTTGAAACAGTTTCACACCTTTGGAAGGATAGACCGTACAGAGAACAACGTTCATCAGATTCTCCTTAAAAACAAAGGAATAACTGTTCCTGAAGACCATTGGATTTTCCAGCGCTTCGTTACAGTAGGATACTGCAGCCTTATTGATTTTTCACTGGCTGACACTTTCCCTGATGCCTTCAATGAAAGCTGCGAATGGTTTGAGGTAAATAACCTGCCTAAAATGGCATTTGACCATGACAGAATTATAGAGACAGGATTGGAATATCTGAGAATGAATATCAATACAGAGGTTGCAGCAAGTAACCTGCTTCCTGAAAAATTTACAATGAAGGACCTTCAGGCGCTTTATGAAACTATTTTAGGACAGAAATTCAGAAGAAATAATTTTCAGCGAAAAATTCTAAGTTTAAATATTCTGGACAGAATGGAAAAACTGTATGACGGCTCAGCCAATAAAGCCCCCTATCTCTATAAATTTAAAAGTAAGGTTCACAACTCTACCAATCAGTATCCTATCTCCAATGATGAGGAGTCATAA
- a CDS encoding cytochrome-c peroxidase gives MIKFSDLKLVAVLGGISLFFMQHTFQKYRVDYGETVEQYKKPVKFWPKPTVDAEVSWKEFEAIDWDSNYYDTQELPEVMLGEKLFFDPKLSSSSQVSCSSCHNPELGWGDGQEVALGTDHLQGKRNTQSLYNIADRHSYFWDGRAKTLEEQLVGPISAHNEMNMKPEKLAGKLSKLKEYRQLFKEVYQSDKITFDKIAKALATFQRTIRSQPSKLDKFLKGDYKAMSDKEIYGMHLFRTKARCMNCHYGKNLTDESFHNIGLTYYKREYEDLGLYHITKNSDDTGKFKTPSLRDLNYTAPWMHNGLMDDLHGVVSLYNSGMQMINPTPEEKKADPNFPVTDHLIKPLDLNEQEMDAIVSFLKSMSGSYYKMPRPEIPRK, from the coding sequence ATGATAAAATTTTCAGATCTTAAATTAGTCGCAGTTCTCGGGGGAATTTCCCTTTTCTTTATGCAGCATACTTTTCAAAAGTACAGGGTGGATTATGGAGAAACTGTAGAACAATATAAAAAACCTGTAAAATTCTGGCCAAAACCCACAGTGGATGCAGAAGTGAGCTGGAAAGAATTTGAGGCTATAGACTGGGATTCCAACTATTATGACACTCAGGAACTTCCTGAAGTAATGCTGGGGGAAAAGCTATTTTTTGATCCTAAACTGTCATCATCCAGCCAGGTATCCTGCAGCAGCTGCCACAATCCTGAACTGGGTTGGGGAGACGGCCAGGAAGTAGCATTGGGAACAGACCATTTGCAGGGAAAAAGAAATACACAGTCTCTTTATAATATTGCAGACCGTCATTCTTATTTCTGGGACGGACGAGCTAAAACATTGGAAGAACAGCTTGTAGGACCTATTTCTGCTCATAACGAGATGAATATGAAACCTGAGAAACTTGCCGGAAAACTATCGAAACTTAAAGAGTACAGACAACTGTTTAAAGAAGTATATCAATCTGATAAAATTACATTTGACAAAATAGCAAAAGCTCTGGCAACTTTCCAGAGAACAATCAGAAGCCAGCCCAGCAAACTGGATAAATTCCTGAAAGGTGATTATAAAGCGATGAGTGACAAGGAAATTTACGGAATGCATCTATTCCGGACTAAAGCAAGATGTATGAACTGTCACTACGGAAAAAATCTTACAGATGAATCCTTCCACAATATAGGACTTACCTACTACAAACGGGAATATGAGGATCTTGGGCTGTATCATATCACCAAAAACTCAGATGATACAGGGAAATTTAAAACTCCTTCTCTGAGAGATCTTAACTATACCGCGCCATGGATGCATAACGGACTGATGGACGATCTGCATGGGGTTGTCAGCTTATACAACAGCGGCATGCAGATGATTAATCCTACCCCCGAAGAAAAGAAAGCTGATCCTAATTTTCCGGTAACCGATCATCTGATAAAACCTTTAGATTTGAATGAACAGGAAATGGATGCTATTGTTTCCTTTTTAAAAAGTATGTCCGGAAGCTACTATAAAATGCCAAGACCGGAGATCCCCAGAAAATAG
- a CDS encoding T9SS type A sorting domain-containing protein, producing the protein MRKITTFLLSLTAPFYFAQQAGDVVSAEQKLDLTPQGVINFIANNLGDQNSPEFSNYLNSFNIGLKGYKITYYTKNENNILVKATGLLMYPNVPFKLSTVVSDHGTTDSRNNVPSNFKGALTAGFVVELSYVLNGYILMAPDYVGMGTGEGTHPYVDYATEAGATIDFITAANKVLGQLGIKRYDEYFLAGYSQGAHAAMSTLKRLSISNPNNIKFKYAYMGDGPYDFSGVTLNKGVLEKDIYPFTSFLANVLHTCNNTGYKTYNNDISEVISAEYLDKYNYHVIQDNGGLLWGPVLWRKLFTTSFVNDVTNNPNNKLRLCMKPKDVYDWYNKTPMTLGHSTIDLAIPPENTSKTIEVQRGYYPWWDLNKYKLDSFYWGPLGHVGGILPFTLASNAKFNTLRSGGLLNEWAIAGSIFGKQSVETTTEKPSFLSSQIKPELGTMQLVEITDFNKEKAQSRMAGDYSSLSSLKDGVYLLKVSENNENTIIPYIKNTPKEVAENEIVQSMNASVLQLKVNQDELTAVNIFDENKTLVKSISQKQYHEAGGINIQDMENKNYLFEVVTPYYNLQFSKAVGGTLSSENSTDIYTQRQQIVAKSSNDIKNIRIYSISGALVVQQEVNKPVFESRNLDPGVYLVQITLSNGKVINKKVKL; encoded by the coding sequence ATGAGAAAAATTACAACTTTTTTACTAAGTCTTACAGCACCATTTTACTTTGCCCAGCAGGCTGGTGATGTTGTAAGTGCCGAACAGAAACTGGATTTAACCCCACAGGGAGTCATCAATTTTATAGCCAATAATCTTGGAGACCAGAATAGCCCGGAATTTTCCAACTATCTCAATAGTTTTAATATTGGCCTCAAAGGTTACAAGATTACCTATTACACCAAAAACGAAAATAATATTCTTGTAAAAGCCACCGGATTGCTTATGTACCCTAATGTACCCTTCAAGCTCTCAACAGTTGTGTCGGATCATGGAACCACAGACAGCAGAAATAATGTACCTTCTAATTTTAAAGGGGCTTTAACAGCAGGATTTGTTGTTGAACTATCTTATGTACTCAACGGTTATATTTTGATGGCACCCGACTACGTAGGGATGGGAACTGGAGAAGGTACTCACCCTTATGTAGATTATGCCACAGAAGCTGGAGCTACCATTGATTTTATTACTGCTGCCAACAAAGTTCTGGGACAATTAGGCATTAAACGTTATGATGAATATTTCTTAGCCGGATACTCCCAAGGCGCTCATGCTGCAATGTCAACATTAAAAAGATTAAGTATTTCGAATCCCAACAATATCAAATTCAAATATGCCTATATGGGAGACGGGCCTTATGATTTCTCCGGAGTTACTTTAAATAAAGGAGTTTTGGAGAAGGATATTTACCCTTTTACCTCATTCCTTGCCAATGTTCTTCATACCTGCAACAATACAGGATATAAAACCTACAATAACGACATTTCAGAAGTTATTTCTGCAGAATATCTCGATAAGTACAACTACCATGTTATTCAAGATAACGGAGGTTTGTTATGGGGTCCTGTTTTATGGAGAAAACTCTTTACCACAAGCTTTGTTAATGATGTTACCAATAATCCCAATAATAAGCTCAGACTCTGTATGAAACCAAAGGATGTGTATGATTGGTACAATAAAACTCCCATGACATTAGGACATTCTACGATAGATCTTGCTATTCCGCCTGAAAATACTTCTAAAACCATTGAAGTTCAACGTGGATATTATCCATGGTGGGATCTGAATAAATATAAACTGGATTCTTTTTACTGGGGACCACTCGGTCATGTAGGGGGAATTCTGCCATTTACATTAGCCTCCAATGCCAAGTTCAATACGCTGAGAAGCGGCGGTCTTCTTAATGAGTGGGCTATTGCAGGATCAATTTTCGGCAAACAGTCGGTAGAAACAACTACTGAAAAACCTTCCTTCCTGTCTTCACAAATCAAACCGGAGCTGGGAACCATGCAGTTGGTAGAAATTACAGATTTCAATAAAGAAAAAGCACAGAGCAGAATGGCTGGGGACTACAGCAGTTTATCAAGTCTAAAAGACGGAGTCTATCTGCTTAAAGTATCGGAAAACAATGAAAATACCATAATTCCATATATCAAAAATACTCCTAAGGAAGTTGCAGAAAACGAGATCGTACAATCTATGAATGCATCGGTTTTACAATTAAAAGTAAATCAGGATGAACTTACTGCTGTGAATATTTTTGATGAAAATAAAACTCTTGTTAAAAGTATTTCTCAAAAACAATATCATGAAGCCGGAGGAATCAACATTCAGGATATGGAAAACAAAAATTATCTATTTGAAGTTGTTACACCCTACTATAATCTTCAGTTCAGTAAAGCAGTCGGAGGTACATTATCATCGGAAAACAGTACTGATATTTATACTCAAAGGCAACAAATTGTAGCTAAATCCAGCAATGATATTAAAAACATCCGCATCTATAGTATTTCCGGCGCCCTGGTCGTTCAGCAGGAAGTTAATAAACCGGTATTTGAATCCAGAAATCTTGATCCTGGTGTATATCTGGTACAAATCACGCTTTCCAATGGAAAAGTCATTAATAAAAAAGTAAAACTGTAA
- a CDS encoding acyl-CoA dehydrogenase family protein: MSYYPLTSIPDYYGIDALLTEEHKLIRQSVRDWVESFVMPQIDQAAQNHTDIPNLMRELGKIGALGPYIPVQYGGSGLDQISYGLIMQELERGDSAVRSAASVQSSLVMFPINEFGSEEQKMKYLPKLAAGEMIGSFGLTEPNHGSDPGSMETYFKDMGDHYLLNGAKMWITNSPLCDIAVVWAKNEEGKVQGLIVERGMEGFTTPETHNKWSLRASKTGELVFNNVKVPKENLLPGVTGLKGPLSCLNSARYGISWGVIGAAIDCHCTAVQYSKERKQFGKPIGSYQLQQKKLAEFLTEITKAQLLCLQLGNLKNAHKATPAQISMAKRNNVHMAIEIARESRQILGGMGIMGEFPMMRHAANLESVITYEGTHDVHLLITGLDITGINAF; encoded by the coding sequence ATGTCATATTATCCTCTTACAAGCATCCCTGATTATTATGGAATTGATGCTTTACTTACCGAAGAACACAAACTAATCCGCCAATCTGTAAGAGACTGGGTTGAAAGTTTTGTAATGCCGCAGATAGATCAGGCCGCTCAAAATCATACAGATATACCTAATCTTATGAGAGAATTGGGGAAAATCGGAGCGCTGGGACCTTATATCCCGGTTCAGTATGGCGGTTCAGGATTAGACCAGATTTCTTATGGTCTGATTATGCAGGAATTGGAAAGAGGAGATTCTGCAGTACGTTCTGCTGCTTCGGTACAGAGCTCATTAGTGATGTTTCCTATCAATGAATTCGGTTCTGAGGAACAGAAAATGAAATATCTTCCTAAGCTTGCTGCCGGAGAAATGATCGGATCTTTTGGATTAACAGAGCCGAACCACGGTTCTGATCCAGGTTCTATGGAAACGTATTTTAAAGATATGGGCGACCATTATCTTTTAAATGGGGCTAAAATGTGGATCACCAACTCTCCTCTATGCGATATCGCTGTGGTATGGGCAAAAAATGAGGAAGGAAAAGTACAGGGATTAATCGTTGAAAGAGGAATGGAAGGTTTCACTACTCCTGAAACTCACAATAAATGGAGCTTAAGAGCTTCCAAAACCGGAGAACTGGTATTCAATAATGTAAAAGTACCGAAAGAAAACCTTCTTCCGGGAGTAACCGGACTGAAAGGACCTTTATCTTGTCTGAATTCTGCGAGATACGGAATTTCATGGGGTGTAATTGGTGCTGCTATCGACTGTCACTGTACTGCAGTTCAGTATTCTAAGGAAAGAAAACAGTTTGGAAAACCAATCGGTTCTTACCAGCTTCAGCAGAAAAAACTGGCTGAATTCTTAACAGAGATTACAAAAGCTCAGTTATTATGCCTTCAGTTAGGAAATCTTAAGAATGCTCACAAGGCAACTCCGGCTCAGATTTCTATGGCTAAGCGTAACAACGTACACATGGCTATTGAAATTGCCAGAGAATCAAGACAGATTCTTGGCGGTATGGGAATCATGGGTGAATTCCCGATGATGAGACACGCTGCTAACCTGGAGTCTGTGATCACTTATGAAGGAACGCATGATGTTCACTTATTGATCACTGGATTAGACATTACAGGAATCAACGCTTTCTAA
- a CDS encoding TonB-dependent receptor plug domain-containing protein, translating into MVHNDSRLPLRLRFFSFLIFIITITAVKSQNLQFPINFEIKIKDQPLEKGSEIKIFAHENTYSIATDEKGTASILLSPGKYQVEIWKNGALGHSGKISVTKAETFTLQFLEKVNTIEEVVITAKEGKGLTSSSIINQRAMQHLQPSSFSDLLELLPGGRSNDPLLNQVNSISLRETGRPGTDYNTSSMGTTFLVNGAPLNSNANLQYSYDFLDKTNNGLKRRLNITSGVDMRTISTDQIESVEVLRGIPSVIYGNLTSGIVKITNKSGYTKWKARFKADGYSKLFAMSKGFENKESDLKINAGLDYLNAKTDPRDRLESYKRITAHLAVIKEKKWDHGMAKWQSNLSYTGSLDGSKSDPDIDLSELNSYEVNNHFLSLSNLFTYTKNEPSFYRSTEIQATANQRFDKIKQTKFIQLENAMAFPLSTHEGEYDGYYPEPRYISNYTVDGKPLDLFVKMVNNFQINYKSVTHEFNVGFDWQMSKNWGKGQLFDVYRPIDPKATFRPRAYRDIPVYMTSALFLESVNSLHAGRHTLILALGLRGNTMMNLPSHFKMNGKLYADPRANFQWELPSFDWMDKKATLALTLGYGKQSLFPDLNLLYPELIYKDIQQLNYFHNNPNYRRINYKTLIYDPQNPNIEPAVNEKFEARVDFSLGAHQLSVTVFKENMRNAFRSMNEYALYQYKKYDTSGLNHDAITSPPDVNTLPYQTVNENFLYATQRNGSKVDKEGVEFQYSSNRIPVINTRFTLNGAWFRTKYGNSQPVYRGRDLLINGRPYPYLGLYEGMEPNSVNEVLNTNLMMDTYIPRLDLVFSSSFQFSWYSMRKVLPMNGIPSHYVDQNGTVLPYNTDSVKGTILESLIIAQNEDLYNTSRRPMEMNLNMKVTKSFRNKTVVVSMFANRLFSYYTPYNINGFTINRKGAYDPYFGMEINFNL; encoded by the coding sequence ATGGTACATAATGACTCCCGACTTCCTTTGAGGCTCCGATTTTTCAGTTTTCTTATTTTTATCATTACGATTACAGCAGTCAAGTCCCAAAATCTACAGTTCCCAATCAATTTTGAAATAAAAATCAAGGATCAGCCTTTAGAAAAAGGTTCTGAAATCAAGATTTTTGCTCATGAAAACACCTATTCAATAGCTACTGACGAAAAAGGAACAGCCTCAATTCTTCTTTCTCCTGGAAAATATCAAGTTGAAATATGGAAAAATGGGGCTCTAGGACATTCGGGTAAAATATCTGTGACAAAGGCTGAAACTTTCACCCTCCAATTTCTGGAGAAAGTCAATACCATTGAAGAAGTTGTGATTACCGCTAAAGAAGGGAAAGGACTTACCTCCTCCTCTATCATCAACCAGCGGGCAATGCAGCATTTGCAGCCGTCAAGCTTTTCTGATCTTCTGGAGCTTCTTCCCGGTGGAAGATCAAATGATCCGCTTCTTAATCAGGTTAACAGCATCAGTCTCCGTGAAACGGGAAGACCTGGTACAGATTACAATACGTCCTCAATGGGAACTACTTTTTTGGTTAATGGAGCTCCTTTAAATTCCAATGCCAATCTGCAGTATTCTTATGATTTTTTAGATAAAACCAATAATGGGCTCAAGCGAAGACTTAACATAACCAGCGGTGTAGATATGCGAACGATTTCTACAGATCAGATTGAAAGTGTGGAAGTACTTCGTGGAATACCATCTGTAATCTATGGAAATCTGACTTCAGGAATTGTAAAAATCACAAATAAATCCGGATATACAAAATGGAAAGCCAGATTTAAAGCAGACGGCTACAGTAAACTTTTTGCAATGAGTAAAGGTTTTGAAAATAAAGAAAGTGACCTAAAAATCAATGCAGGCCTGGACTATCTGAATGCAAAAACTGACCCAAGAGACCGCCTTGAAAGCTATAAAAGGATAACCGCTCATCTCGCTGTCATAAAAGAGAAAAAATGGGATCACGGAATGGCTAAGTGGCAAAGCAACCTTAGTTATACAGGTTCACTGGATGGTTCAAAGTCGGATCCTGATATAGATTTGTCTGAACTCAATTCTTATGAGGTGAATAACCACTTTTTGAGTCTTTCCAACTTATTCACTTACACTAAAAATGAACCGTCATTTTACCGTTCAACGGAAATTCAGGCAACCGCCAACCAAAGATTCGACAAAATAAAGCAGACCAAATTTATTCAACTGGAAAACGCAATGGCCTTTCCTTTATCCACACACGAAGGAGAATACGATGGTTACTACCCAGAACCCCGTTACATCTCAAATTATACAGTAGACGGAAAACCTCTCGATCTGTTTGTCAAAATGGTTAATAACTTCCAGATCAACTATAAATCGGTAACGCATGAGTTCAATGTAGGATTTGACTGGCAAATGAGTAAAAACTGGGGGAAAGGACAGTTATTTGACGTCTACAGACCGATTGATCCCAAAGCCACATTCAGGCCGCGGGCTTACCGGGATATTCCGGTCTATATGACTTCTGCATTGTTTCTGGAATCTGTAAACTCATTACATGCGGGCCGACATACCCTTATTCTGGCACTGGGATTAAGAGGAAACACTATGATGAATCTTCCTTCTCATTTCAAAATGAATGGAAAATTATATGCAGACCCAAGAGCAAACTTCCAGTGGGAACTTCCTTCTTTTGATTGGATGGATAAAAAAGCAACCTTAGCGTTAACATTAGGATATGGTAAGCAGAGTCTCTTCCCTGATCTCAATCTTCTGTATCCGGAACTCATTTATAAAGATATCCAGCAGCTGAATTATTTTCATAATAACCCAAACTACAGAAGAATTAATTATAAAACCCTGATTTACGACCCTCAGAATCCGAACATAGAACCTGCTGTAAATGAAAAATTTGAAGCAAGGGTTGATTTCAGTCTAGGAGCACATCAGCTGTCTGTTACGGTGTTTAAGGAAAATATGCGCAATGCATTCCGTTCCATGAATGAATATGCTTTGTATCAGTATAAAAAATATGACACTTCAGGACTGAATCATGATGCTATCACTTCTCCGCCGGATGTGAATACCCTTCCTTACCAGACAGTGAATGAAAATTTTCTTTATGCCACCCAACGAAATGGAAGCAAAGTAGACAAAGAAGGTGTTGAATTTCAATATTCCTCCAACCGAATCCCCGTGATCAACACAAGGTTTACTTTAAACGGAGCCTGGTTCCGCACAAAATATGGAAACAGTCAGCCCGTATACAGAGGAAGAGATTTATTGATCAACGGAAGACCTTATCCTTATCTGGGATTATATGAAGGAATGGAGCCTAATTCGGTGAATGAAGTTTTGAATACCAATCTGATGATGGATACCTATATTCCACGTCTGGATCTTGTTTTTTCTTCATCATTCCAGTTTTCATGGTATTCTATGAGGAAAGTACTTCCTATGAACGGAATTCCCAGTCATTATGTGGATCAGAATGGTACTGTTCTCCCTTATAACACGGATTCTGTAAAAGGAACAATTCTGGAAAGCCTGATTATCGCTCAGAATGAGGATCTATACAATACTTCCAGAAGACCTATGGAAATGAACCTCAATATGAAAGTAACCAAAAGCTTCAGAAATAAAACGGTTGTGGTCTCCATGTTTGCGAACAGGTTATTCAGTTATTATACCCCTTACAATATCAATGGATTCACCATTAACAGAAAAGGAGCATACGATCCTTACTTCGGAATGGAAATCAATTTCAATTTATAA
- a CDS encoding DUF6850 family outer membrane beta-barrel protein produces MKYFLSISIVLISFSGVKLHAQINDTIIEKVREEYSFERLIKNSITLNPASYNAARKHSITTFNVFTEKSNTPSQLQQKGRGKNLWGAEVYSLQKLDDKTAVWSNASYTQGKNKQVVWNENSDYDLIYPYVAADSVGGDMKFENYSFSGGYSKKINTYTLGITGSYQATLSYRDIDPRPKNTAAHFSLVMGADKLVLGKFRVGAYANAEKYTQKHYLSFVSNQGYPMIYNMSGLGNYNELLSGKLRQAYYEGWSYGGGLQIFEADSRNWYLNMGIKKFNLDKLLTEYADLNASKINEQQFTFSAGKFFNSGKTVWGISAEGNSTERKGTENLFLNENSRNYIQIGSVEKYNHKINSIIFKGLIQMGNEKTKSSLIPFFEWIQEKEKYSSPASRIELSKLMYGADYQWLKTFNHQQALSVVAGLSATNVYQKNALFNNSGKPAINSMLQENYAFQSSDFWQAKLDIHFHFSFPVVKNAFVGGKIMYSNFKTGSNTLLAVSIGSIF; encoded by the coding sequence ATGAAATATTTTCTTTCCATATCCATCGTGCTGATTTCCTTTTCAGGTGTAAAACTGCATGCTCAGATCAATGATACCATCATAGAGAAAGTACGCGAAGAATATAGCTTTGAAAGGCTTATTAAAAACAGTATTACTCTCAATCCAGCCAGCTATAACGCAGCAAGAAAACACAGCATCACAACGTTTAATGTATTTACTGAAAAAAGCAATACTCCCAGTCAGCTGCAACAAAAAGGGAGAGGTAAAAACCTGTGGGGCGCAGAAGTTTACAGCTTACAGAAGCTCGATGATAAAACAGCTGTATGGAGCAATGCTTCCTATACACAGGGGAAAAATAAGCAGGTGGTATGGAACGAAAATTCAGATTATGACCTTATCTATCCTTATGTAGCAGCGGACAGTGTAGGCGGAGATATGAAATTTGAAAACTACAGTTTTTCAGGAGGCTATTCCAAAAAAATCAATACCTATACTTTGGGGATTACAGGAAGCTATCAGGCAACTTTGAGTTATCGGGATATTGACCCGCGACCGAAAAATACAGCAGCTCATTTTTCTTTGGTAATGGGAGCTGATAAACTGGTACTCGGGAAATTCAGAGTTGGAGCATACGCAAATGCTGAAAAATATACTCAAAAACATTATCTGAGCTTTGTCAGCAATCAGGGATATCCTATGATCTATAATATGAGCGGACTCGGAAATTACAATGAACTGCTTTCCGGAAAACTGCGCCAGGCTTATTACGAAGGCTGGTCTTATGGAGGAGGTTTACAAATTTTTGAAGCTGACAGCAGAAACTGGTATTTGAATATGGGTATTAAAAAGTTCAACCTTGATAAACTCTTGACTGAATATGCAGATCTCAATGCCTCAAAAATTAATGAACAGCAGTTTACCTTTTCAGCCGGAAAATTCTTTAACTCCGGAAAAACAGTCTGGGGAATTTCCGCTGAAGGAAACAGCACAGAAAGAAAAGGAACTGAAAACCTGTTCCTGAATGAGAACTCAAGAAATTATATTCAGATTGGAAGTGTCGAAAAATACAATCACAAGATCAACAGTATAATTTTTAAAGGCCTTATCCAAATGGGCAATGAAAAAACAAAATCATCTTTAATTCCCTTTTTTGAATGGATTCAGGAAAAAGAAAAATACAGCAGTCCGGCATCAAGAATAGAATTAAGTAAACTTATGTATGGAGCAGATTATCAATGGCTGAAAACCTTCAATCATCAACAGGCACTCTCTGTAGTAGCAGGGCTTTCAGCAACCAATGTTTATCAAAAGAATGCTCTGTTCAATAATTCAGGAAAACCAGCCATCAATAGTATGCTTCAGGAAAACTATGCTTTTCAGTCTTCAGATTTCTGGCAGGCAAAACTTGATATTCATTTTCATTTCAGCTTTCCTGTTGTTAAAAATGCTTTTGTAGGAGGCAAGATCATGTACAGTAATTTTAAAACTGGCAGCAATACTTTATTGGCAGTCAGTATAGGAAGTATTTTTTAA
- a CDS encoding DUF4876 domain-containing protein, with the protein MLKHVLRTLFILCTVMAITACSSDSNEALEAKTSLKLELKIIPENIQVKEYKNLTISFKELNSGFTITQELKNTNVLQVVLPSGTYNITAEGSIVYADNSSSIEAKVSGVQNGMVINGSETSKTLELALKSGNSSDLILEEIFFTGTKTPQGAMYFGDQYFKITNNTDKTLYADGMLLIQSSFMTNEKQDYSPNIMATTLSAGAIIRIPGNGTMYPVKAGESIIIAEDAINHKDFNPSSINLSNANFQIFKEDSDDIDNPAVPKMVNVFEKMVIHTQGYYAYALARMPQGMTHEALVAQNTYTYTYNLTINGDVYPMDGTAVKIPNEWITDAVNLSVQDSFQWQVTSPSLDMGWTSVTTFDGDKNRFGKAVRRKVTGKTMEGKNILKDTNNSTTDFEHGVKPSLFN; encoded by the coding sequence ATGTTAAAACATGTATTAAGAACACTGTTCATATTGTGTACAGTGATGGCTATTACAGCCTGTTCTTCAGATTCGAATGAAGCTCTTGAAGCAAAAACTTCATTAAAACTGGAACTTAAAATAATCCCCGAAAATATTCAGGTTAAAGAATACAAAAATCTTACGATAAGTTTCAAAGAGTTAAATTCAGGATTTACCATCACTCAGGAACTTAAAAACACAAACGTTTTGCAGGTTGTACTTCCTTCAGGAACTTACAACATTACTGCAGAAGGAAGTATAGTGTATGCTGACAATTCCAGCTCGATAGAAGCTAAAGTTTCCGGTGTACAGAATGGAATGGTCATCAATGGTAGTGAAACCAGTAAAACTTTGGAACTTGCCTTGAAATCTGGCAACAGCAGTGATCTTATTCTTGAAGAAATCTTCTTTACCGGAACCAAAACCCCACAGGGAGCAATGTACTTTGGTGACCAGTATTTTAAAATCACCAATAATACAGATAAAACGTTGTATGCAGATGGTATGCTTCTGATACAATCCAGTTTCATGACCAATGAAAAACAGGATTACAGCCCGAATATCATGGCAACTACTCTATCTGCAGGTGCTATCATCAGAATTCCGGGAAACGGAACGATGTATCCTGTAAAAGCTGGAGAATCAATTATTATCGCTGAAGATGCCATTAATCATAAAGATTTTAATCCTTCATCCATTAATCTTTCCAATGCCAATTTCCAGATTTTCAAGGAAGACTCTGATGACATTGACAATCCTGCCGTTCCGAAAATGGTGAATGTTTTTGAAAAAATGGTAATTCATACGCAAGGATATTATGCTTATGCTTTGGCACGTATGCCACAGGGAATGACTCATGAAGCATTAGTTGCCCAAAACACCTATACATATACCTACAACCTTACCATCAACGGTGATGTATATCCTATGGACGGAACTGCAGTTAAAATCCCTAATGAATGGATCACAGATGCTGTTAATTTAAGCGTACAGGATTCATTCCAATGGCAGGTAACTTCCCCTTCTTTAGATATGGGATGGACTTCCGTAACCACTTTTGACGGTGATAAAAATCGTTTCGGAAAAGCTGTACGCAGAAAAGTAACAGGGAAAACAATGGAGGGTAAAAATATTCTTAAAGATACCAACAACTCCACAACAGACTTTGAACATGGTGTAAAGCCATCTTTATTTAATTAA